ATCTCGCGCTCCCCCACGGGAGAGATGGTTCCCGCCAACGCGGAGATTATGATATCCTTCTCCGAGGAGATGGAGCAAAGTTCCGTGATAGTTGAGGGCGTGGAGGGGTCGGTGACGTGGGGGGTGCGAGGCTTGGTTCTCAGCCCCTATGAGCCTTTGACGCCAGGAAAAGTCTATTTCGTGAGTGTGAGCGGAAAGGATCTGGCTGGCAATGATTTGGTGGAGGAGGGGTGGAGCTTCCGTGTCACCGATGAGGGCACGATAATAGGCGTTCTCAGGGATGAGCGCAACCGAAGCTTAAGCGGCGCCACGGTGAAGCTTCTATCCGCTGGGGAAGAGGTGGCCAATACCACCACCGATGCCTGGGGCAGCTTTAGCCTCACGGCGCCTCAGGGCCGATATGAGCTAGAGATTTCTGGCAAAGGCATTTTAACGGTCAGGATGAACGTGACGTTGACTCCCTCCAGCACCCTTGACCTAGGTTTCATCGAAGCGCAGAGGGTGAAGGTAGATCCCGTCGTCGTCTGGGCGCTGGTCATGATGGCTATCGTTCTGGGCTCTATATTGCTCATCCTTGTAGGCATGCGCCGAGAATCCCTTAGAAGAAGATGAGCCACTTGCGTCATTTTAAAACGCAATCAGGTGCTTCGTGCGAGAGTCCAGGCCTAGGGCTTTTACTTTACGCCTCTTCAATTCAACTTTAGCCTGAGACGCGGTTCCTTTTTTCATGACGCCAAAGGCATCTATGGATGGATTACTCGGCCCTTGGCGAAAGCTTTGCTCGGGACCAAAGGACATCCTTATGGCCATGACAGAGGAGCCCTTAGGCCGAGCTTGGGCGAGTTCTTCCGTGGCATAGAGGCTTGGCTTCAAGGAAGGAAGAGAGGTGACATCCTCAATAGGCATCGAAAGATGTCAGAAGTGAAGCATCATCAAGGATTGGCGGGCAGAAGTTAAATCGTCGGTGATCTAATCCCCAGCTGTGCTTGAGCAAGGCCTTATGCTTCTAGGCGGACTCATCTCGATATATTTAGGTGGACGTTGGCTAGTAGAGGGAGCTTCTCAATTGGCCGCAATATTGGGTGTCAGACCTATGATCATTGGGCTTACCATAATGGGCTTCGGAACCTCTTCTCCAGAATTGGCGCTGGGATTGCTGGCAAATGCGGAAGGTCTGGGATCGGTCTCGCTCGGTAACATTATCGGCTCCAATATCGGGAATGTAACTTTCGTCATCGCTGCTTCGGCCATCATCATGACGGTGGTCGTCGAATTCGACATCATAAGGAAAGAAGGGCTGGCCGCCGTAACTGGCGTGCTGATGCTATTCGCCTTCTCTCTCCTGGGCGGTATTGAATGGTGGGGTGGCTTTCTGATGCTAACCGCCTTCGCAGTATATCTCTTCCTTCTTTTGCGTGGCTTGGAAAGATGCCATCCCTCAAAGGATGTGACCTGCCAATTCGAGGACATGGAGGCTAAGAAAGGGGGGAGAGGAAGGGGTATCATTCTTATCCTCATCGGGCTCTTCCTTCTCCTGCTAGGCGCACAGATCGCCATCGATGGCGCGGAGGGTTTGGCGCGAGAGTTGGGAATAACAGAAGTTCTGATAGGAATAACCCTCGTTTCCTTCGGCACGACTCTGCCCGAGTTCACCGTGGCCGTGCTCTCCGCCTTGAGGAAGCGCCCCGATTTGGCAGTGGGGAATTTGTTGGGCACCATCACCTTCAACACATTGGTCGTCCTGGGAGCTGGTGCAGTGGTATCTGGCCGAATCGATGTGCCATATTCCGTGCTCATCACGGGCGTTCTTCCTATGATCACTTTCATGGGCTTGACCATCCTGATAATCTATACCAAGAATGCCATAGGTCGGAAGGCCGGAATGGCTTTGATCGCCTTGTACCTCGTCTATCTGGCAATGCTTATAGCGTATCAATGATGGATGAAGATGAGTGAGAGAGAGTAAATATCAAATAATGGATTCCATGGAACGGGACGTGCTTTCCAAATGAGTACTTTGATCATCCTCCTCGATGGAGCCGCCGACGAGCGCATACCTGACCTAGGGCATCAGACGCCGCTGCAGGCATTGGACAAGAAGTTCATGGATTCCTTGGCCAGCCATGGAGAGTTGGGTTGCACCGAGGCGCGCGCCTATACTCACCTTTTCATGCTGGAGTTCGTCTCCGGTCGCCAGATGGAAGTGCCAAGAGGCGTGATCGAGGCATTGGGATACGGGATGAAGCTGAAGGAAGGAGAGGTGGCCTATCGCCTAAGCCCAGCGAGGCTAAATGGTAGAAGGGTCGAATGGGTCTACGGCCTTTCCTGCGAGCAAGATACCAAGCTGCGCTTGGCCGCGAAGCGCCATATGGCAGCGATTGAGCACCTGAACCCTAGGATCAATTTCTATTGTCCAGGCAAGGGCATCCTGACTGTTCGCTCCGATCACGTGGAGGATTTTCCCTTCCCTCCAGAGGATGTGGACCTTGAAAGAGCTGATTTCGGCGAGCTTGATCCTTTCATAAGGGGCATGGTATCGGCCAATGGTGGGATGGTGGTGATGCCTTGGGGAGGGGGAAGAATCAGTTCGGAGATAAATAGGAAACCACATCCATGCGCCAAAGACATTACCTTCTTCTCGAAAAGCCCCTCCGTTAATGGAGTTGCTGCACTCTTTGATCTCGGTACTAACGAGGTGAGTAATTACAAAGAAGGGTTCAAATTAGCCCTGTCTCAGCTCAAATGCAATGATGTGTTCCTTCACATCGAGGAAATAGATGACATCTCGCACCAAAAGGACGCCATGGAGAAGATGCTTATCCTGGAGGATGTGGATGTGCTTCTTCGTGAATCTGCTAAAAAGCTTAGTGCTCATGAGGTCGCGCTCATCGTTGATCATGGCACCTCCTCACTTACTGGTCAGCATCTGGTCATGAGGGTGCCTTTCGCCAAAGGGAGCGCGAGCCTTTCGAAATGTTCCCGCAAGTTCGCGGAGAATGAGGAGAGATTCATCGCCTTATCTCAGCTTCTTCCCCACCTATTGGAAGATTAGCGGCAATATAAGTATCAATGATTCCTATCATGCCAAATCTTCTTAGCCAGATGGCCCTTCGCTTGCGCAAAGGTTGAATATGAGGTATAGCATAGTTGGATGTATAATCCAATTGAGGCGAGCGGATGAGTTTCGACATTCCTGAAGATATTATCCTGGTACATGAGAAAGCCAAGGGCAAGGAGTTTATAGAGAAGATTTGGGGCAAGAAGGCCACATTTCTCTGCGCCATAGGCAACACTGAAACGGGCAAGATCCCTGGCATCTCTGCCGCTGGAGCTAATCCAGCCATTACCGATTACACTCCTGCGGCGGATGTCGAGCTGCTCTACTTCGGTTGGTGCAAATGCATCAACGGCGTGCCCGTGACTCCTAATGGCATTCCCACCCCCGGCCTCATAACCGTCTCCGCCACCAAGCTTGGCTCAATGCCCATCTTCGCCGTTGTGGGAGGGGCTAATATCCTCCCCAACGCACCCTATTTCTCATTGGATGGGAAGGCCGGCAAGGATATACGTACTGGGAAAGCCGTGGAAGACCCCTTTAAGGTATACGAGCGCGCAGTGGTGATAGGGGAACAGTTGGCCTCCATCTCCTCCTATCTGGTGGTAGGGGAGTCCATAGCGGGAGGCACCACCACGGCCCTGGGAGTCCTTACAGCTCTAGGATATGACGCCGATGGGAAGGTCTCATCCACGCTCCCTGAGAACCCGCATGAGCTGAAGATTCGAGTGGTGAGAGAGGGCATCGCTAACTCAAGGAAGAGCAGGGAGGAGCTTAGGAAGGACCCCATGACAGCCATCGCCGCAGTGGGAGACCCCATGATGCCAGCCGCGGCGGGGGTAATCGCCGGCGCGGCCAAGAAGGTGCCAGTGCTTTTGGCTGGAGGCACGCAGATGGCTGCGGTCCTGGCCATTGTCAAGGGAATGGAGCCCAAAAGCATGAGGAGTCTGGCCATTGGGACCACTCGGTGGATATGCGAGGACAAGAATTCCTCGATAGTCGACCTGGTCAAGCAGATTGGTGAGGTCCCGGTGATCGCTGCCAATCTGGACTTCTCGAATTCTAGGTTCGAGGGTCTTAGGATATACGAGACAGGTCTGGTGAAGGAGGGCGTAGGAGCAGGGGGCTCGACCATCGCTGCTATGGCAAGTACGAAAGGGGCTGTAGACGCCAAGACCATGCTGACCGATATCGATGCTACCTATGAACGGTTGATGATCAGGAAGTAACCGTGGTTCCGAGTCCAACCGCAAAGCATTCCGTCTGGTTGCGTTTACTTCTTGACCTCGAACATGAGGGGGAAAAGTCGCCGAAATCTCCTTGGAGTGTGATGGTAGAGTGCAATCGAGGGGGGAATGCGAAGAAATATTGATCATTGTGCTTTGCTGGTGATCGAGAATATCAACAACTCACTCATAGGTCTAAAGAATAAGGGCTGATGGTGCTTTCTCCCTCCTGCTCATTCAATGTGCTTGAGTTCTTCACATCGATCATGAATCACGATCTTGAATTTTAGTGCTAGGGGTATGTTTTCTCTGGTCACTTTTACGATATCGGCCATTCGAGAACTTTTGTCTTTAGGCAAGTGCCTGGAAGAGGATTTGATAGATTGTTAGAGATGAGCTAAGAACAAGTATTATTCATCGAACCTAAAGCACTTTTTTTGTTTTACTACGCAAAGGAGCAACCTGCAAAGTTATGTTCTTCATCCACCCCTGCTTCCTGACCTGAATGACATGATTCGGGAACGTCGGATCTGATTTATAGTGGGAAAATGGACTAACATTCGACGCGCATGTGTTGAACAACGCCTTGGCAAAGGCGGAGAATTGCAAAGGGTTCTATTCTTAGCGACAGACCAACACTCTCTCGGCCTGATGCAGTTGCTCCACAGTGTTCACGTTTATAGCGAAGTCCACCAGCTCCGTCACCATATAAGCCTCGTCCAGGTATTCACCGCGTAACATCAGATCGCGATCCACGATGCTTATGCCGCAGGGAACGGCTCTCTCATTATTCATGTTCATGACCACCGTAGGCTCCGCTCCTTGATTCAGTTCGCGAAAGAGGCTCTCCGGGACCCCGACCACTATGGAGGACTTCTTAGAGCGATAGAAGGCCGTGACCACTTTGTCTATGGAGCTAGAGCGCAGCAAGGGCATATCTGCCGGTACTACCAACACATAAGGTGTGGAGAGTAGGTACATGGCGTAGCGCAGGTCCTCCACATATCCCGCTCCAGGGGTGCGCACGAAGCGATACCCCTGCCGCTGCACATGCTCCTCGGTCATGGGAGTACTGGAACTGACCGAGACCACTACCTCCGATACCTCCTTGGAGCCCTTTAGTGCCTCCAACACATAATCGATCATCGGCCTGCCCATTATCTGTATCAAAGGCTTCTCCTGCCGCAACTCCGCAATCCTTGTCCCCTTTCCACCAGCAGTCACCACTGCACTAACTCGAAGCATCGCAACACCACTAACAAGATTATCAGGATGACCGGGCGGGCAATCTCGTTGGTCGCACCCAACACATCCCCATTCACCATAGCGAAATTGCGCATGGCTACCTTCGCCATAATCAAACCAGACATCAGACTGGCCAGAACCATGGAAAAGATGATGACCAGCATTTGGAAGGGGCACTCGCAACCCCAGAGGGGCGATATTGATACAGCCAGAGGAAGGATTATGATCAGGGAGAGGATGGTGGACAAGAGTGGCGCCCAGCCCTTGGTATTCCTCACGAAAAGCCCTCCTAGACCCTCTACAGGCCGTCCGCTGGCAGCGCAGGCCACGACGGCGTTCTTGCACAGCACCTCAGTTACGAATGGGGCCAAGAACCAAAGCGCCTTGTCCTCTTCGCCTACCGCTGCCAATGATGCCACAGCTAACAGCTCGAAGAACAGCACATAGGCAATACCGCCTGCTCCCGAACGCGAATCCTTCATGACCGCCACCTTCTTCTCCCTTCCTCCTCCTGCCAGCAGCCCGTCTCCTAAGTCGCTCAAGCCATCTATGTGCAGGAAGCGGTTGAGAGCATGGACGAGAAGCAAGGTCAGCACAGCAGCCATTAGTCCACTGAGGAAGTGGTTGCTCAGTAGGAAAAGGCCACCGGCCACCAGACCGAAGAAGGCGCCGATGATGGGTATCAAATAAAAGTGACGGGAGAGAGCCTCTATCTCCTTTGTGCCACAATGGGCTGGAAGAATGGTGAATAGGGAGAATTGGGCTTTGATTATTCCCCTCAGACCTATCTTCCCGCCCCCAGTAGATCGGTGTATATCTTAGACATGGTGCCCCCGATGAGCGCGGCTACTATATCATCCAAAAAAGGCCCTAATTTCTTTAGCACGCCAGGCTTTTTCTTGTCATAACGGGTGTACTCGAAGAGAGCTCGCGTCCCTGCTATATACTCAGAGAGAGCGATCCCCAGCATTTCGTCAGCCACCAGATGGACGGGGTCCTTGTGGAACTCGCCCTTCATCAGGCCATGTATGTTATCGCGATTCCCTTCCTCCTCCAACAGCACCGCGGCCTGCACCATGCAATTCACGTTCACATCGTTCCTGAGCATCTCAATATGCTCAATGAATCTCCTGCGTATCTCCCCCACATCCCATTCTGGGTTGGGGCAATACAGCTCCTGAGCCGTGCTCCACAGCTCTTCCATGCCTACACCTTTCCTCTCCAGCATGGATAGCAGGTCGAACGGGGGATTGGCCTCGAACCATTTTCCAATAGATCGGGCTGTAGCTTGCCTCACCGCACGAGCTATGGCTATACCCACATCCGTGGCGGTGCCAGCGTACTTGGTGCCTTTGCCATGGGGGGCGCATATGGCCACCGCATCGCTGGTCGTTCCTGTTCCCCTTATGCCCCGATCGAACATGGCCGCGCTCTTGGCCTCCGTGGCCGTGATTATGGC
This sequence is a window from Methanomassiliicoccales archaeon. Protein-coding genes within it:
- a CDS encoding Ig-like domain-containing protein, whose amino-acid sequence is MRSAHSFHLLTAILIISALVLPFFAASASFASTSPASNKMTDGGLIITQPLNGTRLNVNSVTVKWSFHSPTPERFTFEISIDGGPLIVNWSSDSLALKGLEDGWHLVQVQALGELGTLHQAQVRFFIDTVPPTIISRSPTGEMVPANAEIMISFSEEMEQSSVIVEGVEGSVTWGVRGLVLSPYEPLTPGKVYFVSVSGKDLAGNDLVEEGWSFRVTDEGTIIGVLRDERNRSLSGATVKLLSAGEEVANTTTDAWGSFSLTAPQGRYELEISGKGILTVRMNVTLTPSSTLDLGFIEAQRVKVDPVVVWALVMMAIVLGSILLILVGMRRESLRRR
- a CDS encoding calcium/sodium antiporter, producing MLEQGLMLLGGLISIYLGGRWLVEGASQLAAILGVRPMIIGLTIMGFGTSSPELALGLLANAEGLGSVSLGNIIGSNIGNVTFVIAASAIIMTVVVEFDIIRKEGLAAVTGVLMLFAFSLLGGIEWWGGFLMLTAFAVYLFLLLRGLERCHPSKDVTCQFEDMEAKKGGRGRGIILILIGLFLLLLGAQIAIDGAEGLARELGITEVLIGITLVSFGTTLPEFTVAVLSALRKRPDLAVGNLLGTITFNTLVVLGAGAVVSGRIDVPYSVLITGVLPMITFMGLTILIIYTKNAIGRKAGMALIALYLVYLAMLIAYQ
- a CDS encoding TIGR00303 family protein, producing MSFDIPEDIILVHEKAKGKEFIEKIWGKKATFLCAIGNTETGKIPGISAAGANPAITDYTPAADVELLYFGWCKCINGVPVTPNGIPTPGLITVSATKLGSMPIFAVVGGANILPNAPYFSLDGKAGKDIRTGKAVEDPFKVYERAVVIGEQLASISSYLVVGESIAGGTTTALGVLTALGYDADGKVSSTLPENPHELKIRVVREGIANSRKSREELRKDPMTAIAAVGDPMMPAAAGVIAGAAKKVPVLLAGGTQMAAVLAIVKGMEPKSMRSLAIGTTRWICEDKNSSIVDLVKQIGEVPVIAANLDFSNSRFEGLRIYETGLVKEGVGAGGSTIAAMASTKGAVDAKTMLTDIDATYERLMIRK
- a CDS encoding NTP transferase domain-containing protein, which codes for MLRVSAVVTAGGKGTRIAELRQEKPLIQIMGRPMIDYVLEALKGSKEVSEVVVSVSSSTPMTEEHVQRQGYRFVRTPGAGYVEDLRYAMYLLSTPYVLVVPADMPLLRSSSIDKVVTAFYRSKKSSIVVGVPESLFRELNQGAEPTVVMNMNNERAVPCGISIVDRDLMLRGEYLDEAYMVTELVDFAINVNTVEQLHQAERVLVCR
- the cobS gene encoding adenosylcobinamide-GDP ribazoletransferase: MHRSTGGGKIGLRGIIKAQFSLFTILPAHCGTKEIEALSRHFYLIPIIGAFFGLVAGGLFLLSNHFLSGLMAAVLTLLLVHALNRFLHIDGLSDLGDGLLAGGGREKKVAVMKDSRSGAGGIAYVLFFELLAVASLAAVGEEDKALWFLAPFVTEVLCKNAVVACAASGRPVEGLGGLFVRNTKGWAPLLSTILSLIIILPLAVSISPLWGCECPFQMLVIIFSMVLASLMSGLIMAKVAMRNFAMVNGDVLGATNEIARPVILIILLVVLRCFELVQW
- the cbiS gene encoding bifunctional adenosylcobinamide hydrolase/alpha-ribazole phosphatase CbiS; translated protein: MAVGDEKMSDLGVKVELRTLGKNHFAIIRLPGKMKVLASTMRNGGFAETDTILMMQVEEGYDHHDPEADMAEKLELLGLEEHTVGFMTAAWIHRALTKAEVEYHGVKAVAVVTAGVVNAVMAGELLPESIIRKLTKPGTINTVVVVDVPLEAAGFANAIITATEAKSAAMFDRGIRGTGTTSDAVAICAPHGKGTKYAGTATDVGIAIARAVRQATARSIGKWFEANPPFDLLSMLERKGVGMEELWSTAQELYCPNPEWDVGEIRRRFIEHIEMLRNDVNVNCMVQAAVLLEEEGNRDNIHGLMKGEFHKDPVHLVADEMLGIALSEYIAGTRALFEYTRYDKKKPGVLKKLGPFLDDIVAALIGGTMSKIYTDLLGAGR